One region of Bdellovibrio bacteriovorus genomic DNA includes:
- the ftsE gene encoding cell division ATP-binding protein FtsE: protein MIEFSHVYKTYPGPVHALKNVDLRIDKGEFVFLTGPSGAGKTTLFKMISAYDVATSGDVKVAGHDLVSIKEGQIPLFRRKIGVVFQDFKLLKDKTIFENVALPLVVRGDKTPAITRRVSEVLEQVGLAHKHDQYPDFVSGGEQQRTAIARAIIHQPGVLIADEPTGNLDPRLSEEIMDLLERVCAQGTTVFVATHDHEMVKRRNKRTLELRDGMIVGDKK from the coding sequence ATGATTGAATTCTCTCATGTTTACAAGACTTATCCCGGCCCGGTTCACGCTTTAAAGAATGTCGATTTGCGCATCGACAAAGGTGAATTCGTTTTTCTTACCGGTCCGAGTGGTGCGGGTAAAACAACTCTTTTTAAAATGATTTCTGCATACGATGTTGCGACATCCGGTGATGTTAAAGTGGCGGGCCATGACCTAGTTTCAATCAAAGAAGGTCAAATTCCTTTATTTCGAAGAAAGATCGGCGTGGTCTTTCAAGATTTTAAACTTCTTAAAGACAAAACTATTTTTGAAAACGTAGCACTTCCTTTAGTGGTCCGTGGCGACAAGACCCCAGCCATTACTCGTCGTGTATCTGAAGTTTTAGAGCAAGTGGGATTAGCCCACAAACATGATCAGTATCCGGATTTTGTTTCAGGTGGTGAGCAGCAGCGCACGGCGATCGCCCGCGCCATCATTCATCAGCCAGGTGTTCTTATCGCCGATGAGCCGACAGGGAATTTAGATCCGAGACTCAGTGAAGAAATTATGGATCTTCTTGAGAGAGTCTGTGCTCAAGGCACGACAGTCTTTGTCGCTACTCACGACCATGAAATGGTAAAACGTCGCAACAAACGCACCTTGGAACTTCGCGACGGAATGATTGTGGGAGACAAGAAATGA
- a CDS encoding cell division protein FtsX, with protein MRSPQKNWALKISTLIVVTACFAVMGSGLLISQNFRNILTLWGEDVQMTVYLSQDLSDQGRQFIENKLKETGKVGAIHLVNQEKALNDFRAQMASYAPDISQDEELLKLIPASLQVSLAPNVSTSDQMQVLKSLAAEVKGLEGVDEVSYGQDWVEKYASLVTTIETTLSLLGFVILAAALFVISNAIRASIQSRKDEIVVLEMIGATAGMIRKPFMVEGAILGFSSSIFGLVFCLLLYTGLKGFLVTKLSFLQLGEHIHFISYPALFLFVVGGTFLGALASYLCVRRLNDGYAGSRV; from the coding sequence ATGAGATCTCCACAAAAAAATTGGGCTCTAAAAATTTCTACACTGATTGTTGTGACAGCCTGCTTCGCTGTTATGGGGTCAGGTCTTCTTATCTCTCAAAACTTCAGAAATATTCTGACGTTGTGGGGGGAAGACGTGCAAATGACGGTTTATCTTTCACAAGACCTTTCGGATCAGGGTCGTCAGTTTATCGAAAACAAACTCAAAGAGACTGGTAAAGTCGGTGCCATTCACTTGGTAAATCAAGAAAAAGCTTTGAATGATTTTCGTGCGCAAATGGCAAGCTACGCTCCGGACATTTCTCAAGATGAAGAGCTTTTGAAATTGATTCCGGCAAGTCTTCAAGTCAGTTTAGCACCTAACGTCAGTACATCGGATCAGATGCAGGTCCTCAAGTCGCTCGCAGCCGAAGTCAAAGGGCTAGAGGGAGTTGATGAAGTTAGCTACGGTCAAGATTGGGTTGAAAAATACGCGTCTCTTGTCACAACGATTGAAACGACTTTATCTTTACTAGGGTTCGTGATTTTGGCTGCGGCTCTGTTTGTGATCTCCAATGCGATTCGTGCTTCGATTCAAAGTCGAAAAGATGAAATCGTCGTCTTAGAAATGATCGGTGCAACGGCGGGAATGATTCGCAAACCTTTTATGGTGGAAGGGGCTATCTTAGGATTTAGCTCCTCTATATTTGGCCTGGTTTTCTGTCTTTTATTATACACGGGTCTTAAAGGCTTTTTGGTTACCAAACTTAGTTTCTTACAGCTAGGTGAACACATTCACTTCATCAGTTACCCGGCCCTTTTCCTTTTTGTCGTCGGGGGCACTTTCTTAGGTGCGCTGGCTTCCTATCTTTGCGTTCGTCGCCTTAACGACGGATATGCAGGAAGTCGGGTGTAG